One region of Pseudomonas sp. ABC1 genomic DNA includes:
- a CDS encoding ABC transporter permease — translation MLNPYMSLPERLWYYGLRIICGLVLLFLILPVLVIVPLSFTSGTFLVYPIESFSLRWYEDFFSSASWMRALKNSLIVAPAATLLAMVLGTLAAIGLTRGEFRGKALLMSILISPMVVPVVIVGVASYLFFAPLGMGNSYISLILVHAVLGVPFVVITVSATLQGFNHNLVRAAASLGASPFTAFRRVTLPLIAPGVVSGALFAFATSFDEVVATLFLAGPEQVTLPRQMFSGIRENLSPTIAAAATLLIGFSVLLLLTLEWLRGRSERLRTQQA, via the coding sequence ATGCTGAATCCCTATATGTCCCTGCCCGAGCGACTCTGGTATTACGGGCTGCGCATCATCTGCGGCCTGGTGCTGCTGTTCCTGATCCTGCCGGTGCTGGTCATCGTGCCGCTGTCGTTCACCTCGGGGACTTTTCTGGTCTACCCCATCGAGTCCTTCTCGCTGCGCTGGTACGAGGATTTCTTCAGTTCGGCGAGCTGGATGCGTGCGTTGAAGAACAGCCTGATCGTGGCCCCGGCCGCGACCCTGCTGGCGATGGTGCTGGGCACCCTGGCAGCGATCGGCCTGACCCGTGGCGAGTTCCGCGGCAAAGCGCTGCTGATGAGCATCCTGATCTCGCCGATGGTGGTGCCGGTGGTGATCGTCGGCGTCGCCAGCTACCTGTTCTTCGCGCCGCTGGGCATGGGCAACAGCTATATCTCGCTGATCCTGGTGCACGCGGTACTGGGCGTGCCCTTCGTCGTCATCACCGTGTCGGCCACGCTGCAGGGTTTCAACCACAACCTGGTGCGCGCTGCCGCCAGCCTCGGTGCCTCGCCGTTCACTGCGTTCCGCCGGGTGACGCTGCCGCTGATCGCGCCGGGCGTGGTGTCGGGGGCGCTGTTCGCCTTCGCCACGTCCTTCGACGAGGTGGTGGCGACGCTGTTCCTCGCCGGCCCGGAGCAGGTCACCCTGCCTCGGCAGATGTTCAGCGGTATCCGCGAGAACCTCAGCCCGACCATCGCGGCGGCGGCGACCCTGCTGATCGGCTTCTCCGTCCTGCTGCTGCTCACCCTGGAGTGGTTGCGCGGTCGCAGCGAACGCCTGCGCACCCAACAGGCGTAG
- a CDS encoding ABC transporter permease: MDAAMPLAEGASPSLKKRLARAERVNRLKSQLLILPLLAFVLLVFLVPMLALLERSVDNPEVVGSMPRTVVAIENWNGKGLPAEPVYQALAEDLAEARRQQTLGDLSKRMNMELAGYRSLMAKTARALPFKETPASYKDALESMDERWGDPAYWQVIRRNTSAVTPYYLLAALDHRIDELGELSKATPDQAIYLDIFARTFWMGLAITAICLVLAYPLAYLLATLPTRQSNLLMILVLLPFWTSILVRVAAWIVLLQSGGLINGALQALGIIDEPLQLVFNRTGVYISMVHIMLPFMILPIYSVMKNISPTYMRAAISLGCHPFASFWRVYFPQTLAGVSAGCLLVFILSIGYYITPALLGSPGDQMVSYFVAFYTNTSINWGMATALGGMLLLATLVLYVIYSWLVGANRLRLG; the protein is encoded by the coding sequence ATGGACGCAGCCATGCCCCTGGCAGAGGGTGCCAGCCCTTCACTGAAAAAACGCCTGGCGCGTGCCGAGCGTGTCAACCGACTGAAATCGCAGTTGCTGATCCTGCCGTTGCTGGCCTTCGTGCTGCTGGTCTTCCTGGTGCCGATGCTGGCGCTGCTGGAGCGCAGTGTGGATAACCCCGAGGTGGTCGGCTCGATGCCGCGCACCGTGGTCGCCATCGAGAACTGGAATGGCAAGGGCCTGCCCGCCGAGCCGGTCTACCAGGCGCTGGCCGAGGACCTGGCCGAGGCCCGGCGCCAGCAGACCCTGGGCGACCTGTCCAAGCGCATGAACATGGAACTGGCCGGCTACCGCAGCCTGATGGCCAAGACCGCCCGTGCGCTGCCGTTCAAGGAAACCCCCGCATCCTACAAGGACGCCCTGGAGTCCATGGACGAGCGCTGGGGCGACCCGGCGTACTGGCAGGTGATCCGCCGCAATACCAGCGCCGTCACGCCGTACTACCTGCTGGCGGCCCTCGACCATCGCATCGACGAGTTGGGCGAGCTGAGCAAGGCCACGCCGGACCAGGCCATTTACCTCGACATCTTCGCCCGCACCTTCTGGATGGGCCTGGCGATCACCGCCATCTGCCTGGTGCTGGCCTATCCGTTGGCTTACCTGCTGGCGACCCTGCCGACCCGCCAGAGCAACCTGCTGATGATCCTGGTGCTGCTGCCGTTCTGGACCTCGATCCTGGTACGTGTGGCGGCCTGGATCGTGCTGCTGCAGTCGGGCGGCCTGATCAACGGTGCGTTGCAGGCGCTGGGCATCATCGACGAGCCACTGCAACTGGTGTTCAACCGTACCGGGGTCTATATCTCGATGGTGCACATCATGCTGCCGTTCATGATCCTGCCGATCTACAGCGTGATGAAGAACATCTCGCCGACCTACATGCGTGCCGCGATCTCCCTCGGCTGCCACCCGTTCGCCAGCTTCTGGCGGGTGTACTTCCCGCAGACCCTGGCCGGGGTCAGTGCCGGTTGCCTGCTGGTGTTCATCCTGTCCATCGGCTACTACATCACGCCGGCGCTGCTGGGCAGCCCGGGCGACCAGATGGTCAGCTACTTCGTGGCCTTCTACACCAACACATCGATCAACTGGGGCATGGCGACGGCGCTCGGCGGTATGCTGCTGCTGGCCACCCTGGTGCTGTATGTCATCTATAGCTGGCTGGTGGGCGCGAACCGCCTGCGCCTGGGTTGA
- a CDS encoding ABC transporter substrate-binding protein produces MMTKNTYRMGALALTLACAAPALAADLTVVSFGGANKAAQVKAFYQPWEKAGNGRIIAGEFNGEMARVKAMVDTNSVSWNLVELESPELARGCDEGLFEELDEELAGAREDFVEGAISPCGVGFFVWSTVLAYNADKLKSAPTSWADFWDVQKFPGKRGLRKGAKYTLEFALMADGVAPKDVYEVLSSRAGQDRAFAKLDQIKSQIQWWEAGAQPPQFLASGDVVMSSAYNGRIAAVQQESNLQIVWNGGIYDFDAWAIPRGAKDQDAAKAFIQFSVQPEQQKTYSQNIAYGPANKKALALLEPKLLEQMPTAPQNIANQVAMDVVFWADYGEQLEQRFNAWAARN; encoded by the coding sequence ATGATGACCAAGAACACGTACAGGATGGGCGCGTTGGCCCTGACCCTGGCCTGCGCCGCACCGGCACTGGCTGCCGATCTGACCGTGGTGTCCTTCGGCGGCGCCAACAAGGCCGCGCAGGTCAAGGCCTTCTATCAACCCTGGGAAAAGGCCGGCAACGGTCGGATCATCGCTGGTGAGTTCAATGGTGAGATGGCGCGGGTCAAGGCCATGGTCGACACCAACAGCGTGTCCTGGAACCTGGTGGAGCTGGAGTCACCGGAACTGGCACGCGGCTGCGACGAAGGGCTGTTCGAAGAGCTCGACGAGGAATTGGCCGGTGCCCGCGAGGATTTCGTCGAAGGTGCCATTTCCCCTTGTGGCGTGGGCTTCTTCGTCTGGTCGACGGTGCTGGCCTACAACGCCGACAAACTGAAGAGCGCCCCGACCAGTTGGGCGGATTTCTGGGACGTGCAGAAATTCCCTGGCAAGCGCGGCTTGCGCAAGGGCGCCAAGTACACCCTGGAATTCGCGCTGATGGCCGATGGCGTGGCGCCCAAGGATGTCTATGAGGTGCTGTCCAGCCGTGCAGGCCAGGATCGTGCGTTCGCCAAGCTGGACCAGATCAAGTCGCAGATCCAGTGGTGGGAAGCCGGCGCGCAGCCGCCGCAGTTCCTCGCCTCGGGCGACGTGGTGATGAGCTCCGCCTACAACGGCCGGATCGCCGCCGTGCAGCAGGAGAGCAACCTGCAGATCGTCTGGAACGGCGGCATCTACGACTTCGATGCCTGGGCCATTCCGCGTGGCGCCAAGGACCAGGACGCGGCCAAGGCGTTCATTCAGTTCAGCGTGCAACCCGAGCAGCAGAAGACCTACTCGCAGAACATCGCCTACGGCCCGGCCAACAAGAAGGCGCTGGCGCTGCTTGAGCCGAAGCTACTGGAGCAGATGCCCACCGCGCCGCAGAACATCGCCAACCAGGTGGCCATGGACGTGGTGTTCTGGGCCGACTACGGCGAGCAACTGGAACAGCGTTTCAACGCCTGGGCCGCACGCAACTGA
- a CDS encoding ABC transporter ATP-binding protein, with product MAEIHDSEVLVSFRGVQKTYDGESLIVKDLNLDIRKGEFLTLLGPSGSGKTTSLMMLAGFETPTSGVIELGGRALNNVPPHKRDIGMVFQNYALFPHMTVAENLAFPLSVRGINRTDSSERVKRALSMVQLESFASRYPGQLSGGQQQRVALARALVFEPQLVLMDEPLGALDKQLREHMQMEIKHIHERLGVTVVYVTHDQGEALTMSDRVAVFHQGEIQQIAPPRELYEFPRNTFVANFIGENNRLDGRLLSRDGERCVVSLARGEKVEALAVKVGNPGDPVTLSVRPERIRLNGASETCGNRFSGRVEEFIYLGDHVRVRLEVCGAKDFFVKQPIAELDPSLAVGDVIPLGWHVEHVRALDPQLNSL from the coding sequence ATGGCCGAGATTCACGATAGCGAGGTGCTGGTCAGCTTTCGCGGTGTGCAGAAGACCTATGACGGCGAGTCGCTGATCGTCAAGGACCTCAACCTGGACATCCGCAAGGGCGAATTCCTGACCCTGCTCGGGCCGTCCGGTTCGGGCAAGACCACCAGCCTGATGATGCTGGCCGGCTTCGAGACGCCGACCTCCGGGGTGATCGAACTGGGCGGACGGGCGCTGAACAACGTGCCGCCGCACAAGCGCGACATCGGCATGGTGTTCCAGAACTACGCACTGTTCCCGCACATGACGGTGGCGGAGAACCTGGCCTTCCCGTTGTCGGTGCGCGGTATCAACCGCACCGACAGCAGCGAGCGGGTCAAGCGCGCGCTGTCGATGGTGCAACTGGAGTCCTTCGCCTCGCGCTACCCCGGCCAGCTTTCCGGTGGCCAGCAGCAGCGGGTGGCCTTGGCGCGAGCGCTGGTGTTCGAGCCACAACTGGTGCTGATGGACGAGCCGCTGGGCGCGCTGGACAAGCAACTGCGCGAACACATGCAGATGGAGATCAAGCACATCCACGAGCGCCTCGGCGTGACCGTGGTCTACGTCACCCACGACCAGGGCGAGGCGCTGACCATGTCCGACCGCGTGGCGGTGTTCCACCAGGGCGAGATCCAGCAGATCGCCCCGCCGCGTGAGCTGTACGAATTCCCGCGCAATACTTTCGTCGCCAACTTCATCGGCGAAAACAACCGCCTCGATGGCCGACTGCTCAGCCGCGACGGCGAGCGCTGCGTGGTCAGCCTGGCACGTGGCGAGAAGGTCGAGGCTCTGGCGGTCAAGGTGGGCAATCCGGGCGACCCGGTGACCCTGTCGGTACGCCCCGAGCGTATCCGCCTGAACGGCGCCAGCGAAACCTGCGGCAACCGTTTCTCCGGCCGCGTGGAAGAGTTCATCTACCTCGGAGATCACGTCCGGGTGCGCCTGGAGGTCTGCGGCGCCAAGGACTTCTTCGTCAAACAGCCGATCGCCGAGCTCGACCCGAGCCTGGCGGTGGGCGATGTCATTCCGCTGGGCTGGCATGTCGAGCATGTCCGTGCGCTCGATCCCCAATTGAACAGCCTCTGA
- a CDS encoding sigma-70 family RNA polymerase sigma factor — translation MSSYPEQVQSYYQAHHGWVRQWLQRRLGNADDSADLAHDVFLRLLAKPRAFESDEHLRAYLSTLSRNVCIDFWRRREVEQAWHAVMLERPQEHAPSEERRALVMEALQQVHRMLAALPEKVAEAFLLSQFEGLGYRAIGERLGVSERTVTKYMAQAMYRCMLLEMELDEALA, via the coding sequence ATGTCCTCCTACCCCGAGCAGGTACAGTCCTACTACCAGGCCCACCACGGCTGGGTACGCCAATGGCTGCAGCGTCGCCTCGGCAATGCCGACGACAGCGCCGACCTGGCCCATGACGTCTTCCTGCGCCTGCTGGCCAAGCCACGCGCCTTCGAGAGCGACGAGCACCTGCGGGCCTACCTGAGCACCCTGTCGCGCAACGTCTGCATCGACTTCTGGCGGCGGCGCGAAGTGGAGCAGGCCTGGCACGCGGTCATGCTCGAACGCCCTCAGGAACATGCGCCTTCAGAGGAACGACGGGCGCTGGTCATGGAAGCCCTGCAACAGGTTCACCGCATGCTGGCGGCGCTGCCGGAGAAGGTCGCCGAAGCCTTCCTGCTGTCGCAGTTCGAAGGCCTTGGCTACCGCGCCATCGGCGAACGCCTGGGCGTTTCCGAACGCACCGTGACCAAGTACATGGCCCAGGCCATGTACCGCTGCATGCTGCTGGAAATGGAGCTGGACGAGGCCCTGGCCTGA
- a CDS encoding FecR domain-containing protein → MPAAAHEHAILQQAARWYARLNGEADDADTRQAWQTWLAEDDRHRSAWAYVERVSQRFQALQPGSDLHAQTLRQAGQQLRSRRQHLRTLALLLGAPVLGWLSWRHTALPERLSVWRADHRNASRVLALRLGDGSQAWLNSDSALNETFTTDLRHLALLRGEVLIDTARDPRPFIVETEQGRLRALGTRFSVRLRDGATQLSVFQGAVEIRPHDGGVHVVQAGEQSLFDRRSILDSGPAQALREGWSHGLLQASDTRLEELIAELAPHIRGHLGVAPEIADLRVMGTYPLHDPQQTLDMLASALPIRIARPLPWWTTLEAR, encoded by the coding sequence ATGCCCGCCGCCGCCCACGAACACGCGATCCTGCAACAGGCCGCCCGCTGGTATGCCCGACTCAACGGCGAAGCTGACGATGCCGATACCCGCCAGGCATGGCAGACCTGGCTGGCGGAAGATGACCGCCACCGCAGCGCCTGGGCCTACGTCGAGCGCGTCAGCCAACGCTTCCAGGCGCTACAGCCCGGCAGCGACCTGCATGCACAGACCCTGCGCCAGGCCGGGCAGCAACTGCGCTCCCGGCGCCAGCACCTGCGCACCCTGGCCTTGCTGCTGGGTGCCCCGGTGCTGGGCTGGCTGAGCTGGCGCCACACCGCGCTGCCGGAGCGGCTGTCGGTCTGGCGCGCCGACCATCGCAACGCCAGCCGCGTGCTGGCCTTGCGCCTGGGCGATGGTTCCCAAGCCTGGTTGAACAGCGACAGCGCCCTGAACGAAACCTTCACCACCGACCTTCGCCACCTGGCCTTGCTACGCGGTGAAGTGCTGATCGACACGGCCCGCGATCCACGCCCCTTTATCGTCGAGACCGAGCAGGGCCGCCTGCGGGCGCTGGGCACCCGCTTCAGCGTGCGTCTGCGGGACGGCGCGACCCAGCTCTCGGTGTTCCAGGGCGCGGTGGAAATTCGCCCCCATGACGGCGGCGTTCATGTCGTGCAGGCCGGGGAGCAGAGCCTCTTCGACCGGCGGTCCATCCTCGACAGTGGGCCGGCCCAGGCCCTGCGCGAGGGCTGGAGCCACGGCCTGCTGCAAGCCAGCGATACGCGCCTGGAGGAGTTGATCGCCGAACTGGCCCCGCACATACGCGGGCACCTTGGCGTCGCGCCGGAAATCGCCGACCTGCGGGTGATGGGCACCTATCCGCTGCACGACCCGCAACAGACCCTGGACATGCTTGCCAGCGCCCTGCCGATCCGCATCGCCCGTCCCCTGCCCTGGTGGACCACGCTGGAGGCACGCTGA
- a CDS encoding TonB-dependent siderophore receptor — translation MARHLSQPSLRPLALAIPLLIGTALAVQAPVSLAAEQQHYDLPAGPLAERLNQFASQAGIYLAGDAGLTRDRQSQALQGNHSVEQALGILLRGTGLNAIRVASGRYELSAQNALELDATNIVDTSAKDSAITEGTGSYTTGVTSTATKMNLSIRETPQSISVVTRQRIDDQDLTSITKVLEQTPGVTIARNSSERFNIYSRGSEITKYQFDGLTTHVESQTQNLSQQLVDMSIYDRIEVVRGATGLMTGAGNVSGMVNMVRKKPTAKFQANLAGSVGRWDDYRGSVDISGPLIDSGKLRARFVGAKQENDSFIDYYSQKRDVYYGVMEADITDTTEVRFGIDHNKYEVNGGADSPLFYTDGQQTNLSRSATVTSKHQNQEIETTNYFFNIDQALANDWKLVIAGGHMDVDRELSNSVNMNQGGTTGINRETGNFLAIRTAKIINPLSQKSAAINLQGPFSLFGREHQAIIGYEFNRYKSHWTSYGYGSTTVNLTSIHTADQLPENPYSIQDFYIIQRGYYGALRLNPIDKLYVILGARSSNYKYNTAFIMPIYNYSDKSGYRKSGEVTPYAGLVYDLTPQQSVYFSYTDIFNPNNVTDINRKVIEPQVGSNYEIGWKGEFYDGQLNANVAIYQVKRDNATELAGRDASNIAYYRAIDGVKTNGIDIEITGEVLPSWNVSASYSHSRSEDANDTRRTAEHPLDTVKLWSTYKFPGDWQNLTIGGGARWQSKIATTPTYSYFFYKATQDDFVVVDAMARYKFNQHLSASLNANNIFDKKYYSGIGNLNMGFYGEPRNLTLGVRYDF, via the coding sequence ATGGCAAGGCACCTCTCCCAACCCTCCCTGCGCCCGCTCGCGCTGGCCATTCCACTGCTGATTGGCACCGCCCTGGCGGTACAGGCCCCCGTCAGCCTGGCGGCCGAGCAGCAGCACTACGACCTGCCCGCCGGCCCACTGGCCGAACGCCTCAACCAGTTCGCCAGCCAGGCGGGGATCTACCTCGCGGGCGATGCCGGGCTGACCCGGGATCGGCAAAGCCAGGCCCTGCAAGGCAACCATTCGGTGGAGCAGGCGCTGGGCATCTTGTTACGCGGGACTGGACTGAACGCCATCCGCGTCGCATCAGGCCGTTATGAACTGAGCGCCCAGAATGCCCTGGAGCTGGACGCCACCAATATCGTCGACACCTCGGCCAAGGATTCGGCCATCACCGAAGGCACCGGCTCCTACACCACCGGCGTCACCAGCACAGCCACCAAGATGAACCTGTCCATCCGCGAAACCCCGCAATCCATCAGCGTCGTCACTCGCCAGCGCATAGATGACCAAGACTTGACCAGCATTACCAAGGTGTTGGAGCAGACTCCTGGCGTCACCATCGCCCGCAACTCTTCGGAGCGTTTCAATATCTACTCGCGCGGCAGTGAAATTACCAAGTATCAATTCGATGGGCTCACTACCCATGTGGAGAGTCAGACACAAAACTTAAGTCAACAGCTCGTCGATATGTCGATCTACGATAGGATCGAAGTCGTGCGTGGTGCCACCGGCCTAATGACCGGTGCAGGTAATGTCAGTGGCATGGTCAATATGGTGCGCAAGAAACCCACCGCGAAATTCCAGGCCAACCTAGCCGGCAGCGTCGGTCGTTGGGATGACTATCGCGGCTCGGTGGATATTTCAGGCCCACTGATCGATAGCGGTAAACTACGCGCCCGTTTTGTTGGCGCCAAACAGGAGAATGACAGCTTTATCGATTATTACAGCCAAAAGCGAGATGTTTATTACGGTGTGATGGAAGCGGATATCACCGATACCACCGAGGTGCGATTTGGCATTGACCACAATAAATACGAGGTCAATGGCGGAGCCGATTCACCGTTATTCTATACTGACGGACAACAAACCAACCTGTCCCGCTCAGCCACGGTCACCTCCAAGCATCAGAACCAAGAGATCGAAACAACTAACTATTTCTTCAATATCGACCAAGCGTTGGCAAATGATTGGAAACTGGTCATAGCCGGCGGCCATATGGATGTTGACAGAGAACTCTCAAACTCTGTCAACATGAACCAGGGTGGGACCACCGGTATAAATAGGGAAACAGGTAATTTCCTTGCAATTAGGACAGCAAAAATAATCAACCCACTAAGCCAGAAGTCTGCCGCGATCAATCTGCAAGGTCCTTTCTCGCTATTCGGCAGAGAACACCAAGCAATTATTGGCTATGAATTCAACCGCTACAAATCTCACTGGACAAGTTACGGATACGGCAGCACGACCGTTAACCTAACTAGCATACATACAGCTGATCAACTACCAGAAAACCCCTACTCCATCCAAGACTTCTACATCATCCAACGAGGATATTATGGTGCTCTCCGCCTGAATCCTATCGACAAACTTTATGTCATATTGGGCGCACGCTCATCCAATTATAAATACAACACCGCCTTCATAATGCCAATTTATAATTATAGCGATAAGAGTGGTTATAGGAAATCTGGCGAAGTCACTCCCTACGCTGGACTGGTGTATGATCTTACACCACAACAGTCGGTATACTTCAGCTACACCGATATATTTAATCCCAATAATGTTACCGATATCAATCGTAAGGTAATCGAGCCGCAGGTGGGTTCCAACTATGAAATCGGCTGGAAGGGCGAATTCTATGATGGCCAACTCAATGCCAATGTGGCGATCTATCAAGTCAAACGTGACAACGCCACCGAGCTTGCAGGCCGTGATGCTTCAAACATCGCCTATTATCGTGCCATCGATGGTGTGAAAACCAACGGCATTGACATCGAGATTACGGGTGAAGTGCTACCGAGCTGGAATGTCAGCGCCAGCTACAGCCACTCAAGGTCGGAAGATGCTAATGACACCCGCAGAACGGCAGAGCACCCGCTGGATACAGTCAAGTTGTGGAGTACTTATAAATTTCCTGGCGATTGGCAAAACCTCACCATCGGTGGCGGTGCTCGCTGGCAGTCAAAAATTGCTACGACACCCACTTACTCTTACTTCTTCTACAAAGCCACACAGGATGATTTTGTAGTGGTCGATGCCATGGCCCGCTACAAATTCAACCAGCATCTTTCCGCCAGCCTCAATGCCAACAACATTTTCGATAAAAAGTACTATTCCGGCATCGGCAATCTGAACATGGGCTTCTACGGAGAACCGCGCAACCTCACGTTAGGGGTCAGATACGACTTCTAA
- a CDS encoding Fic family protein: protein MSASTEILNSIQVSGNGLTLTELLARHPDIARRTAQRLIAALIENGQIPAQGKGRARRYFGAVIQAETSILAAETDSFPSFIPLSVDSRDILAYIDQPLEVHKPVGYQRDFLDTYRPNVTSYLPESLRRQLHRMGKTTDAEAPAGTYSRAVLNRLLIDLSWASSHLEGNTYSRLDTRQFIEHGKAAIETQMILNHKTAIELLVENIESAEFNRYTVMNLHSALAENLLANPADEGRIRQHAVDIGKSTYRLLSTPQQIEDTLGLLLNKANQITDPFEQSFFMMVHLPYLQPFADINKRTSRLAANLPLFRANLCPLTFLDVPEQAYSRATLGVYEMTRIELLRDLYLWAYERSTQEYLAIKQDLAEPDPLRLTWRDLIKTTIREVVTHPEFDPLACIQRAVAGHVSDGEQPEVQALIVEELRRLHEGVLARYGVRPFEFTLWKSRHGN from the coding sequence ATGTCCGCCTCCACAGAAATACTCAACAGTATCCAGGTGTCCGGGAACGGACTGACGCTGACCGAGCTATTGGCCAGGCACCCTGACATTGCTCGGAGAACAGCACAGCGGCTGATTGCAGCGCTGATAGAAAACGGTCAAATCCCGGCGCAAGGTAAAGGCAGAGCGCGGCGTTATTTCGGAGCTGTTATCCAGGCAGAAACCAGCATCCTTGCCGCCGAAACGGATAGCTTCCCGTCCTTTATCCCGCTGTCGGTAGACAGCCGGGATATCCTCGCCTACATCGACCAGCCACTTGAAGTACACAAGCCCGTTGGCTACCAGCGCGACTTCCTGGACACCTACCGGCCGAACGTAACGAGCTACCTGCCAGAATCCCTGCGCCGCCAACTGCACAGAATGGGTAAGACCACAGATGCCGAGGCGCCTGCAGGCACGTACAGCCGTGCAGTCCTGAATCGCTTGCTGATTGATTTGTCGTGGGCATCGAGTCACCTGGAGGGGAACACCTACTCGCGACTCGATACGCGACAGTTCATCGAACATGGCAAGGCCGCTATCGAAACACAGATGATCCTGAACCATAAAACGGCAATCGAGCTGTTGGTCGAGAACATCGAAAGTGCCGAGTTCAACCGCTACACCGTGATGAACCTGCACAGCGCCTTGGCCGAGAACCTGCTTGCAAACCCCGCAGATGAAGGCCGTATTCGGCAGCATGCCGTCGATATTGGGAAAAGCACCTATCGTCTTCTATCAACACCACAGCAGATCGAGGACACCCTGGGGCTTTTGCTCAACAAGGCCAATCAGATTACTGATCCGTTCGAGCAGTCCTTCTTTATGATGGTGCACCTGCCTTACCTGCAGCCCTTTGCCGACATCAACAAACGCACCTCCCGACTCGCCGCGAACCTGCCACTGTTTCGCGCCAACCTATGTCCGCTGACATTCCTGGATGTTCCGGAGCAGGCCTATAGCCGTGCCACGCTGGGCGTCTATGAAATGACACGGATAGAGCTACTGCGCGATCTGTACCTCTGGGCCTACGAACGCTCAACGCAGGAGTACCTTGCAATCAAGCAAGACCTTGCCGAACCAGATCCACTCCGGCTGACCTGGCGGGACTTGATCAAAACGACTATTCGCGAGGTTGTCACTCATCCGGAGTTCGATCCACTGGCCTGTATTCAACGCGCTGTAGCAGGGCATGTTTCAGACGGTGAGCAGCCAGAAGTGCAGGCACTGATCGTCGAGGAGCTCCGTCGACTGCACGAAGGTGTGCTTGCGCGTTATGGAGTCCGGCCGTTCGAGTTCACCCTCTGGAAATCGCGTCATGGGAATTAA
- a CDS encoding response regulator transcription factor has protein sequence MIDGKQEYRLIRVLVAEDHTIVREGIKQLIGLAKDLQVVGEACNGEQLMETLRQTPCDVVLLDISMPGVNGLEAIPRIRALARPPAILVLSMHDEAQMAARALKVGAAGYATKDSDPSLLLAAVRKVALGGRYIDPDLADRMVFEVGLTDERPPHALLSEREFSVFERLVQGEGVNEIGQHLGLSGKTISTHKARLMQKLGTSSVAELVRYAVEHRLI, from the coding sequence ATGATTGATGGCAAGCAGGAGTACAGGTTGATAAGGGTTCTGGTAGCGGAAGACCACACCATCGTGCGCGAGGGCATCAAGCAGTTGATCGGCCTGGCGAAGGATCTACAGGTGGTTGGCGAGGCCTGCAATGGCGAGCAATTGATGGAGACCCTGCGACAGACGCCCTGTGACGTGGTGCTGCTGGACATCTCCATGCCTGGCGTGAATGGCCTGGAGGCGATCCCGCGCATCCGCGCACTGGCCAGGCCGCCGGCGATCCTGGTGCTGTCCATGCACGATGAGGCGCAGATGGCGGCGCGGGCGTTGAAGGTCGGCGCGGCCGGCTACGCCACCAAGGACAGCGATCCGTCGCTGTTGCTGGCGGCAGTGCGCAAGGTGGCCTTGGGCGGGCGCTATATCGATCCGGACCTGGCTGACCGCATGGTCTTCGAGGTCGGCCTGACCGACGAGCGCCCACCCCATGCGCTGCTGTCGGAACGCGAGTTCTCGGTGTTCGAGCGCCTGGTGCAGGGCGAGGGCGTCAACGAGATCGGCCAGCACCTGGGGCTCAGCGGCAAGACCATCAGCACCCACAAGGCCCGCCTGATGCAAAAGCTCGGCACCAGTTCGGTGGCCGAACTGGTGCGCTATGCGGTGGAGCACAGGCTGATCTGA